Part of the Schaalia odontolytica genome is shown below.
GAGGGGACCGCGCGGCCCGCGACCGTGACGGTTGCGACTCGAGAGGTGACGGCGCGTAGACAACACCCCCTCAGAGTATGCCGAGCATGCGCCGGAGCGCGCGATGCGGGCACAGAGTGTCGTACTCTTAGGGGCGTGATTGCCCAACGACACTGCTCCAAACCCGGCTGCTCAACGGCGGCCGTCGCAACTCTGACCTACGACTACAAGGACTCCACGGTCGTCGTCGGCCCGCTGTCCACCGTGGCCGACCCGAACTCCTACGACCTGTGCGACGAACACGCCCAGCACCTCACGGCGCCCCTCGGCTGGCAGGTCGTGCGCCTGGCCACCAACTTCGAGCCGGCTCCCCCTTCGGGCGACGACCTTGCCGCCCTCGTCGATGCCGTGCGTCGGGTCGCGCAGGAAGCCCAAGAAGCCCCCGACCCGAGCGCGCACACGCGCAGGGCAGAAGCCGGACCTTTCGGCGCTGCTCACTCCGTGGGCGCACCCGACACCTCCAGTCCCCTGGACCCGTCGAGCCCATACGCGCGTCGGCGTGCCCAGTTCACGGTTGTCAGCGGCACAGACGAGGCTGACGAGTAGGGCCTACAGGCCGAAACGAGGCTGCGTCGCCTCGTGGAAACGGGCCTTGCCCTTGGCTCGGCGCCGCGCCTCCCTCTCCCACTCCCGGTCGCGGCGCGCGACCATCACAGCGGCAATCACAATCTCGGGGTGCAGGCCCGAAGGCAGAGGAGTCTGGACGCGACGCGAGAGACGGTCGGCCAGCTGGAGCGCCACCTGAGAGCGCACCTCGGCGGTGAGGTGACGATTCGTGGTGAGGAACGCGCGAGCCTCGGCTGCGAGAGCTTCATCGAGCGGAAGGATCGTGGCCGTGCGCCCCCACTCCTCCAGCCCCGGCGGCATGACGAGCGGAGGATAGAACACGGACGGCCCCTGCGAGAGCACCATTGTTCCCGCCGCCATGTCCCCGAGGCGCTTGCCTTTCTTGCTCATCAAGACGGCAAAGAACGCGATGCCACCCATGGTGAGCCAGCACTCCAAGATGCCTGCAGACACGCGCACCGCGCTGTGACGCGCGGTGATTCGGCCGCCGTCGTCGCGGACAACCCTCAGGTTGAACGCCCACTTGCCCAGGGACTGCCCGCGGGTAGCCATCTCGACGGCCAGGGGGATGAAGAACATGCACGAGGCGAGAACACCGATCATGAAGACGCGGGCGAGGGACGACGAGCCGTGCCAGGTCCGCGCCGCGATCATGATGATGATAATGGCACCCCAGAAGTAGACGGTGCCATCGATGACGGCCGCAGCCAGACGTTCGGCAGGAGAGGCCGGAGTCACGTCCAGGACCACCGCCTCGCCGGTGCGAACGTAATCGTCTTGAATGAGGCTCGTTTGACTGCGTGGTGCGCTCATGTATGACACGCTAGTCCAATGGACATCGACGTGCTGCGGGTAAGCGGAAAAACAGAGTGGAAGAGACTCGACGAGCTCACGCGCACGAGAAACCTGAGCGGCGAGGACATCGACGAGCTGGACCGACTCTACAGGTCGGCAACCACCGACCTGGCGCGCGTGCGCACATCCAGCCCCGACCCCGACCTGATCGCGGACCTGTCCCGTACCCTGTCCGCGGCGCGTGGGCGCCTCGCCGGAACGGGCGGCCTGACCGGCGCTGCGATCGCTCGGTTCTTCCGTGTTTCCCTGCCTCTGACCCTGTATCAGATTCGGTGGGGGACCCTGGCGGTCGCGGCCGTTTTCGTCGTGCTTGGCGCCATCCAAGCCCACTACCTCATGACCACCCCCGACGCAATGAATGAGCTGGGAACACCCGAGCAGCTGCGCAACTACGCTCACACCTCCTTCGTGGAGTACTACCGCCAGGACACGCACGCCGAGTTTGGGCTCTCCGTGTGGGCCAATAACGCCTGGATTGCGTTGCAGGCCGTGGCCACGGGAATCACGGGCGTGTATCCCCTCATGATCCTGTGGCGCAACGCGACGGGGGTCGGCGACGCGGCGGGCATCGTCATCACCTACGGTGGGCCCTGGCACTTCTTCCGCTTCATCCTGCCCCACGGTCTGCCCGAACTCACGGCGGTGTTCATCTCGGTTGCCGCCGGCCTTCGGGTCTTCTGGGCTCTCCTCGTTCCCGGCGTGGCGACGCGCTTCCAGGCCGTCGGAGTTGCCGCTCGCTCGTCAATGACCGCAGCGGTTGGCTGCGCGATTCTCCTCGCAGGATCGGGCGTCCTGGAGGGCTTTGTGACGCCCTCGCAGCTTCCCGACGCAGTCAAGATCTCCCTGGGGGTCACCATGACGGCAGCCGTGTGGGCCTACACGCTGATCCTCGGCCGACGGGCACACGCCGCGGGGGAGAACGCGGACGTCGGAGTCGACTCCGGCTACTATCAGCCGGTCGCCGGCTGATCGAGCCGCGCGGGTGGCGGCTACAGGCGTCCGCTCTTCTTCAGCTCAATGTAACGGTCGGCGGTGCGCGCGGGCAACAGTCCGGCCGATGCGCGCACAGTGAGAGCACCAGTCATTCGCACATCGGACGCGCCCGCGTCATCGGAGCGCTCCGCGAGAGCCGCCGACGCGGCCAGGAAGACCTCCTCGGCGTTGTCACGGCCCTGCCGCGCGCGCAGCTCGTCGGGGTCGCTGGCCGAGGCCACCAGAACCGTGTGGCGCTCGCACAGGCGGGCCAAGGAATCGGTGAAGTCCGTGTCCATGCCCGCGGGTGGAATCTTCGTGATGACCACGACGAAAGCCGAGTGGTGAACCGTTTGCTCGATGGCGCCAACCGCCTGCGACCAGTCGGTAACGTCCAGGCGCGGGGAGATGTCCATGAAAGCGCGGGCGAGCGTCTCGATGACCTTCGCGCCGCGCACGCCCGAGACGCGCGCCCGCACCTGCGAGTCGAGCGCGAGCACGTGCACCTTGTCGCCCGCACGGTCGGCCAGAGCGGCCAGGAGGAGGGCGGTTTCGATGGAGGAATCCAAACGAGGGGCACGTCCCAGGGCGATGGAGTCAACCTCCTCGTGCTCGGGGGCGCCCAGGAGCGCTGAGGAGGCGCGTCCGCAATCGACGACGATGAGGACGTGACGGTCGCGTTCGGGGCGCCACTGGCGCACCATGAGCTCGGTTGAGCGAGCGGAGGCCCGCCAGTCGATGTCGCGGGGGTCGTCACCGATGACGTAGGCGCGCAGCGAGTCGAACTCGGTTCCCGCGCCTCGCAACGTGGTGGGAGTGGTCCCCTCGAGCTCGTGTAGGCGCGCGAGGCGCGAGGGCAGGAGGACCCTGGCCTTGAACTCCGGGAGCGCTGAGAGGCTCACCGGGGCCTCGAAGGATACCTGACGGGCTCCCAGGTGCAGTGGCCCCCATGAGCGGATGGTGATCATGTCGGCGTGGCGGGTTCCTCGCCTCGTGGGGGACAACGTCGTCGAGACCCGCTCGGAGTGCCCGGGGCGCAGCCGGATCCTGTGGCGGGAAGGGGCCGGGCGCAGCGACGGCGGCCAAGCGTCACGCACATCAAGGAGCATGTGGCGCTTGGTCGTGTTGGTCAGGCGCACGGTGGCCTCGGTGCTCTGGTCGGCGCGGATCGGCCCCGACACTTCGCGGCTGAGGCGCAGGGACCGCGGGGAGGGCGCTCCGAGTACGTCGAGGAGGCACACGGCGACGACGACGCCAAACCACGCCCACGCGAAGGCGCGCGAGGGGGCGAAGGCCAGGGGGACAAGCCCGAGCAAGACGAGGAGCGCGCTGCGCGCCGAGATAGCCACGGGTGCCTCAGCGAGGAACGGGGGTTGCGGCGAGCACCCCTGTGATGACGTCGACCGCCGTGACCCCTTCGAGGTTGGCCTCCGCGCGCAGGCCCAGGCGGTGCGCGAGCGTGACGGGAGCCATCGTCTTGACGTCGTCGGGGGTGACGAAGCCTCGTCCCTGGAGGAATGCCCATACGCGCGACGTGCGCAGCAGCGCGGTCGCGCCTCGGGGAGAAACGCCCAGGCGGACCGCGGGCGACATGCGAGTTGCTCGGCACAGGTCAACGAGGTACCCCACGACCGCGGGGGACACCTCGACGCGGGAGGCGGCCCGGTGGGCGGCGTGAATGTCGGCGGCCCCCGCCACGGGCAAGATTCCGGCCTCGGACAGCGACATGGGATTGAAACCGGCCTGGTGCCGGGCGATGATGTTGATCTCGGCGTCGCGATCGGGAAGGGGCAGCTCAAGCTTGACCAGGAAGCGGTCGAGCTGTGCCTCGGGCAGGGGATAGGTGCCCTCGTACTCAATGGGGTTCTGCGTGGCGATGACCATGAACGGATCGGGCAGCGGGCGCGTCAGGCCGTCGATGGATACCGTGTGTTCCTCCATGGACTCAAGCAGGGCGGACTGGGTTTTGGGGGGCGTGCGGTTGATTTCGTCGGCGAGCAGCAGGTTGGTGAACACGGGGCCCTCGCGGAAGACGAACTCCGAGCGTCCCGCGTCCCACACCATCGAGCCGGTGATGTCGGCGGGCATGAGGTCCGGAGTGAACTGGATGCGCGCCATGTCGACGTCGAGGGCGCGGGCCAGGGTGCGCACCAGCAGGGTCTTGGCGACGCCGGGAACACCCTCAAGGAGGGCGTGCCCCTGGGCGACGAGCGCGACGATCAATCCCGAGATCGCCGCCTCCTGGCCGACCACAGCCTTGCCGATCTCAGCCTTCAGTGCGAGGAGCGCCTCCTGCGTGCGCATCTCGTCCTGGTCCAGTGAACGCCCTGTCCATCCTTCGCCCGTGGGGGCCGCGAACGAGGCGGGGGAGGCCTGGGGGGCGCCCCCGGCCTGGAGGGGAGCGGCCTGGGGCGCGTAGGAGTTGGGAGGCGCCATCGGCGCCGGGCCGGGCTGGGGGAGGCCTTCGGGCGCCGGGCCGGGCTGGGGGAGGCCTTCGGGCGCCGGGCCGGGCTGGGGGAGGCCTTCGGGCGCCGGGCCGGGAATCGGGTTAGTCATGACGGATCTCCTTCTCGAGAGAGTCGAGGTCGTTGGCGAGGCGGACGAGTTCAGCTTCGGAGGTGGGGGGCGGCCCCCACAGGAGCGCGGTCGAGCGGGAGGCGGGCAAGCCTTGCCGCTCGATTGCGCCGATGAGAGTCTCACGATCACTCGTGTGCGCAACCCCCAGCGAGGTGGCGATTCGCGAGGCCGCGGCGCTGCGCAACGCTCTGGCGGCATGATCGTAGGCGCGCCGGGAACGCATCAGGCGAGCCTTGCCGATGAGGGTCTCGGATGCGGGAACCTCCACGGGAAGGCGCTCCGGAGTCAACGGTCCCAAGCGCCTGCCGCGTGCCGCGGCTGCCAGGAGGCCTGCGCCAATCACCATGAGGAAGGCGGGCGCGATGTAGGGGGACTGGGCGATGTTCTGATCCACGTCGGTCAGCTTGTCGGACTCCGTGGGCGAGTACCACGCAACCTTTGGGGTCCGTCCGATCGCGTTGATGGCCAGGGCCGCGTTTCCCTCGTCCGTGATGCCACGGTTGCGCAGGCGTACGGAGTCGGGAATGAGCGCGCGGAAGCGTCCCGGCTCAAAGCGTTCGGCGTAGGCGTAGGAGCTGTCGTCGACGGGGAAACAGAGCTCCCACTGCGAGGACGTTCCGGAGACCACATAGTCCGAGGTTGTCAGGGAGTGCGCCTTCTGGGCAGCCTGTGAGGAACAATTGGCGCCGGTGGTGCGGGAGCTCTTCCACGTCCTGGTCGCTCGCAGACCGTCCATGTACGGGGCGAAGGAACCGTACGCCTCCTCCAAGCCGACATAGACGACGTTGGCGCGTGTTTCGAGCGCGGTGGCCACCTCGTTGCTCATGCGGGACGGAAAGATGACGACCAGCGTCGTGTTGTCGTCCACCGATGCGGCCTGGGAAACCGACACCTCGCGAACGGACACCCCGTGGTCGCGCAGGACCTGGGCCAGTGCTCGGGCACCGTCCGCGCCCTTGTTGCGGATCCCCACGGGCGCATCGTCGTATCCCCCTCGGGGAAACAGGGCGATGGCGACGAGGATGATCATCGTAAACGCGACGAGGAGAAGGCCGGGGCGTGCTGCCGACAAGCGCTCCCTGCTCGTCGGAGTGACGACGGCGACCTGTGTGGCTTTCATGACCGCTCCTTCGCCCGGGCGCAGGCTGGCAGTAGCTGGCGCGTGAAGGAACGCAATGCCTCGACCTGGTCCCGCGTCATCGAGGAGTGGCCGTAACGCACGGCGTCGAACTCTCGCGCGTGCTGTGCGAGCTCGGCCCCCATATCGGGGACGACTCGGGTCGCCGCGCTGGCAGCCTCATGGGCGGTCAGGCCGGGCGTGGATGAGACCACTTCGTGTTCGTCCAGGCCCAGGACCATGAGGCGATACGCCCACACGTACGCAAGGCTCCAATCCTGTGAGGCAACGGCTTGGTCGAATGCCTCCGTGGCCTCCGGAAGGCTTGCCTCCTCCTCAAACACCGTGCGCGAGGCCTTCCTCGCGAGGCGAATCGGGTTGAGAATGAGAGCGATGATGACTCCCGCGATTGCGATGATTGCGATGATCATCAGAATCAGCGAGATAGGCGGGGCGCCCTGCCCCTTCCAGCTCAAAGCCTCCGTGAACCAGCGAATGATCGCTTCGACGAAGCGCACGACGGGGCTGGGAGCCTCCGAGTACTCGACGCGGGAGAGCTCTTTGAGCAGCCAGTCGCGCGCCTCTTCCTCGTCCGGGGTGAGCGGGGCTTCGCAGGTAAGCACGGCGATCACTGTCGGTTACTTGCCTGGGCCAATACGCTCGCGAAGTTCTCCTTGCGGATCCGCAGGTCGGCGTAGATGAGCGTCTCGTAGGTGGAGGTGATGGGGGTGGCCATGCCGGCGGCGAGGATCGTCAGCGCCGAGGAGATCGCGAGGACGAGCGGCGAGGATCCCACGCCTCCGCCCGTGGTGGTAAAGGCCAGGACCACGGTGATAGCACCAATGACCAGGCCGATGAGGCCGCCTATCGCGCCCGTCACCATCGAGATGAGAAGCATTCGTCCGAGCGTGGACCAGAAGGCTCCGTCGGTCAGAGCCCACGAACGCTTCAGAGACGTCACGGGACCCGCCTCCTCGAGAACGGCGCAGATCGGCGCGAACTGGAGTTTGATGTTCAGGAACACGATGAGGGCGAACACCGGCAGGAACAGGAGGGCCATTCCGCCCAACGCGGGGGCGAGGGAATCGGAGGCCGACAGCGAGTAGATGATCCCGATTGTCGCAATCAACCACAGCAGGATCGGCGCGGTCACGATCAAGCCGGTCAGGAAGAGCGTCCCGATCAGGGAGCCGAGCCGGGGCATCGTCATCGACCACGCCTGTCCGACCGTGAGCTTGTTTCCGATCATCAGCTGCGAGACGGCCGCGGCCAGGACCCCCACGAGGATCGTCGTGCCCACGAACGTGGCCAGCGTGCGCACGCCGCTGCCCCCGAGCATCGTCAGGAGCTGCAGGGCTTCGGCTCCGCTCCTGCTGGTTGCTGCCTGGGGATCGGAGAAGCCGGTCGTTGACTGAAGACCGAGGAAGGGCAGGTACGTCGTGACGGCACTAATCAGCGAGACGATGCTCATCACCGCGAAGGTAAAGCCGAAGAGCACGGTCGGGTTTGTGCGCAGCGCCTGGAAGGAGCCGCTCAAGAGGTCGGCGAGGCCGAGAGGACGCAGCGGGATAATGCCGGGTTTGGCAGCCCAACCCCACTGGTTGGTAGCGCTATAGCCCGAGGCGCCGGGCTGAGCTCCGTAACCGGGCTGAGCTCCGTAACCCGGTTGAGCGCCGTAACCCGGTTGAGCTCCGTAACCAGGTTGGGCGCCGTAGCCGGGTTGAGCTCCGTAACCGGGCTGGGCGCCCCCGGGAGCCCCCTGTGGTCCGGGTCCGCTCGCTCCGCCCGCCTGAGGAGTCCACCCCTGGTAGGGGTTGGATGGGTCGGGAGAAGTCCACGGGGAACTCATTGATGCCTCCGATAGGTGATATTGCTACTGCGTTAATCCTGCCATACGAGGCCAGCGCGCGAAACTTCGTTCCGGTGAGGAAAATCGCCGCGACCGCGCGAGTCGCCTGCGTCCGTGACGAATTCGTGACACTATCGTGACATGAGTTCGCGCATTCTCGTCGTCGACGATGACCTCGCCCTGGCTGAGATGATCGGCATCGTTCTCCAGAACGAGGGGTTCCGAGTCGTCTTCTGCGGCGACGGATCCCAGGCGTTGGCTCAGTTTCAGGAGCACCATCCCGACCTGGTCCTGTTGGACGTCATGCTTCCCGGAATGGACGGCTTCGACGTGTGCCGGGCCATCCGGCACGTCTCGGATGTGCCGATCGTTATGTTGACCGCTCGTTCCGATACCTCCGACGTCGTCACCGGCCTTGAGGCGGGAGCCGATGACTACGTCCCCAAGCCCTTCAAACCCAAGGAACTGGTGGCCCGCGTCCGTGCGCGGCTGCGCGGCAGAGACGACAACCAGGCCGACGAGGGCATCACCCTGCAGGACCTGTCGATCGACGTCGCAGGGCACGTCGTCCAGCGTGACGGCCACGTCATCGCGCTCACCCCCCTGGAGTTCGATCTCCTCGCCACCCTCGCGCGCGCGCCGTGGAAGGTCTTTTCCCGCGAGGAGCTTCTCGAGCAGGTGTGGGGCTACCGGCACGCCGCCGACACGAGGCTCGTCAACGTTCACGTCCAGCGCCTGCGCTCGAAGATCGAACGTGACCCCGAAAAGCCCGAGCTGGTCGTGACCGTTCGCGGGGTTGGGTACCGTGCCGGCGCCGGAGCGTAGCCGCTCTGCGTGGCGCCTCGCGCGCACGGTGACCGAGTCGCGGGTGTGGAGGCTGCTCTCCTCCTCGCACCTCGCCCATCGCGTGCGCCATTCCCTCTCCGCCAGGCTCGCCCTGGCGATCACCCTCGCCGCGCTCGCCATTCTCCTCATCTTCGGTGTCATCGTCGCCTCCCAGCTGCGCTCCTCGATGTTCGACACGCGCAAGGACGCGATCCTCGCGGACGCCTCCCTGCGTTTCTCCTCCGCGCAGTCTGCCTTCTCCTCCTCGACCGCCACCTCCCCGGACCAGGTCCAGGAGTCCGCGCGCAGCGCGCTGGCGTCGATCAAATCCTCGGCCGCGGGAGCCGGAGCGACCAACGTCGCCCTCCTGCGCTCGGATGGGTCCGCGGCCTCGCTGCGCATCAACCAGATCGAGGACGAGCAGATGCGCGCCCTCGTGTCCCCGCAGATGCGGGCCGCCGTGGCGGGGGGAGACGCCCAGTGGCAGTCGGTTGCCATCCGCTCCGCCTCCGGCAAGCAAGACCCGGGGATCCTGGTGGGAACGCAGGTGCAGCTGCCCCGCGCGGGAACACACGAGCTCTACATCCTCTACTCGCTCTCCGCCGA
Proteins encoded:
- a CDS encoding DUF3499 domain-containing protein, with amino-acid sequence MIAQRHCSKPGCSTAAVATLTYDYKDSTVVVGPLSTVADPNSYDLCDEHAQHLTAPLGWQVVRLATNFEPAPPSGDDLAALVDAVRRVAQEAQEAPDPSAHTRRAEAGPFGAAHSVGAPDTSSPLDPSSPYARRRAQFTVVSGTDEADE
- a CDS encoding RDD family protein; the protein is MSAPRSQTSLIQDDYVRTGEAVVLDVTPASPAERLAAAVIDGTVYFWGAIIIIMIAARTWHGSSSLARVFMIGVLASCMFFIPLAVEMATRGQSLGKWAFNLRVVRDDGGRITARHSAVRVSAGILECWLTMGGIAFFAVLMSKKGKRLGDMAAGTMVLSQGPSVFYPPLVMPPGLEEWGRTATILPLDEALAAEARAFLTTNRHLTAEVRSQVALQLADRLSRRVQTPLPSGLHPEIVIAAVMVARRDREWEREARRRAKGKARFHEATQPRFGL
- a CDS encoding stage II sporulation protein M: MDIDVLRVSGKTEWKRLDELTRTRNLSGEDIDELDRLYRSATTDLARVRTSSPDPDLIADLSRTLSAARGRLAGTGGLTGAAIARFFRVSLPLTLYQIRWGTLAVAAVFVVLGAIQAHYLMTTPDAMNELGTPEQLRNYAHTSFVEYYRQDTHAEFGLSVWANNAWIALQAVATGITGVYPLMILWRNATGVGDAAGIVITYGGPWHFFRFILPHGLPELTAVFISVAAGLRVFWALLVPGVATRFQAVGVAARSSMTAAVGCAILLAGSGVLEGFVTPSQLPDAVKISLGVTMTAAVWAYTLILGRRAHAAGENADVGVDSGYYQPVAG
- a CDS encoding DUF58 domain-containing protein — encoded protein: MAISARSALLVLLGLVPLAFAPSRAFAWAWFGVVVAVCLLDVLGAPSPRSLRLSREVSGPIRADQSTEATVRLTNTTKRHMLLDVRDAWPPSLRPAPSRHRIRLRPGHSERVSTTLSPTRRGTRHADMITIRSWGPLHLGARQVSFEAPVSLSALPEFKARVLLPSRLARLHELEGTTPTTLRGAGTEFDSLRAYVIGDDPRDIDWRASARSTELMVRQWRPERDRHVLIVVDCGRASSALLGAPEHEEVDSIALGRAPRLDSSIETALLLAALADRAGDKVHVLALDSQVRARVSGVRGAKVIETLARAFMDISPRLDVTDWSQAVGAIEQTVHHSAFVVVITKIPPAGMDTDFTDSLARLCERHTVLVASASDPDELRARQGRDNAEEVFLAASAALAERSDDAGASDVRMTGALTVRASAGLLPARTADRYIELKKSGRL
- a CDS encoding AAA family ATPase, coding for MAPPNSYAPQAAPLQAGGAPQASPASFAAPTGEGWTGRSLDQDEMRTQEALLALKAEIGKAVVGQEAAISGLIVALVAQGHALLEGVPGVAKTLLVRTLARALDVDMARIQFTPDLMPADITGSMVWDAGRSEFVFREGPVFTNLLLADEINRTPPKTQSALLESMEEHTVSIDGLTRPLPDPFMVIATQNPIEYEGTYPLPEAQLDRFLVKLELPLPDRDAEINIIARHQAGFNPMSLSEAGILPVAGAADIHAAHRAASRVEVSPAVVGYLVDLCRATRMSPAVRLGVSPRGATALLRTSRVWAFLQGRGFVTPDDVKTMAPVTLAHRLGLRAEANLEGVTAVDVITGVLAATPVPR
- a CDS encoding DUF4350 domain-containing protein; the encoded protein is MKATQVAVVTPTSRERLSAARPGLLLVAFTMIILVAIALFPRGGYDDAPVGIRNKGADGARALAQVLRDHGVSVREVSVSQAASVDDNTTLVVIFPSRMSNEVATALETRANVVYVGLEEAYGSFAPYMDGLRATRTWKSSRTTGANCSSQAAQKAHSLTTSDYVVSGTSSQWELCFPVDDSSYAYAERFEPGRFRALIPDSVRLRNRGITDEGNAALAINAIGRTPKVAWYSPTESDKLTDVDQNIAQSPYIAPAFLMVIGAGLLAAAARGRRLGPLTPERLPVEVPASETLIGKARLMRSRRAYDHAARALRSAAASRIATSLGVAHTSDRETLIGAIERQGLPASRSTALLWGPPPTSEAELVRLANDLDSLEKEIRHD
- a CDS encoding DUF4129 domain-containing protein gives rise to the protein MLTCEAPLTPDEEEARDWLLKELSRVEYSEAPSPVVRFVEAIIRWFTEALSWKGQGAPPISLILMIIAIIAIAGVIIALILNPIRLARKASRTVFEEEASLPEATEAFDQAVASQDWSLAYVWAYRLMVLGLDEHEVVSSTPGLTAHEAASAATRVVPDMGAELAQHAREFDAVRYGHSSMTRDQVEALRSFTRQLLPACARAKERS
- the mtrA gene encoding MtrAB system response regulator MtrA; translation: MSSRILVVDDDLALAEMIGIVLQNEGFRVVFCGDGSQALAQFQEHHPDLVLLDVMLPGMDGFDVCRAIRHVSDVPIVMLTARSDTSDVVTGLEAGADDYVPKPFKPKELVARVRARLRGRDDNQADEGITLQDLSIDVAGHVVQRDGHVIALTPLEFDLLATLARAPWKVFSREELLEQVWGYRHAADTRLVNVHVQRLRSKIERDPEKPELVVTVRGVGYRAGAGA